One Gordonia mangrovi genomic region harbors:
- a CDS encoding SDR family oxidoreductase, protein MSTVLMTGFPGFLGSALLPRVLARRSGSTMLCVVQDRHLDTARERLATIEQAHPDIADRTELVVGDITVAGLGLGADAARDVDEVWHLAAVYDLAVGLEIAQKVNVDGTANVIAFCQGLSRLRRLQYVSTCYVSGRYDGEFGEDDLDVGQEFYNHYETTKFEAEKLVRAVIADGLPATIYRPGIVVGDSVTGETQKYDGPYFVAEFLRRQRLPVAMLPAVDKTVRTSLVPRDFVIAAMDELSVHEATVGRTYALTDPEPPAAAEVAQTFAHHLGKRVVYLPVPLGIVRTALNTVPGLEWALGMPAEVIDYFSTRTSYSTTNTVAELDGTGVECPPFADYADRLLDFMLAHPAIGSAAMV, encoded by the coding sequence ATGTCAACGGTGCTGATGACAGGATTCCCCGGCTTTCTCGGATCAGCACTGTTGCCGCGTGTGCTCGCCCGCCGGTCAGGTTCGACGATGCTGTGTGTTGTTCAGGATCGCCATCTCGACACCGCTCGCGAGCGGCTCGCCACCATCGAGCAGGCCCATCCCGACATCGCCGACCGCACCGAACTCGTCGTCGGCGACATCACCGTGGCAGGTCTGGGCCTGGGTGCCGATGCCGCACGAGATGTCGACGAGGTGTGGCACCTGGCCGCCGTGTACGACCTCGCGGTGGGACTCGAAATCGCGCAGAAGGTGAATGTCGACGGCACCGCCAACGTCATCGCGTTCTGCCAGGGACTGAGCAGACTACGCCGCCTGCAGTACGTCAGCACCTGTTATGTCAGCGGACGGTACGACGGCGAGTTCGGCGAGGACGATCTCGACGTCGGCCAGGAGTTCTACAACCACTACGAGACAACCAAGTTCGAGGCGGAGAAGCTGGTCCGGGCCGTCATCGCCGACGGGTTGCCGGCGACGATCTACCGTCCCGGCATCGTCGTCGGCGACTCCGTCACCGGCGAGACGCAGAAGTACGACGGGCCGTACTTCGTCGCCGAATTCCTGCGCCGCCAACGGTTGCCCGTCGCGATGCTGCCCGCCGTCGACAAGACGGTACGGACCTCGCTCGTGCCGCGCGACTTCGTCATCGCCGCGATGGACGAATTGTCGGTGCACGAGGCGACGGTCGGCCGCACCTACGCACTCACCGACCCCGAACCGCCGGCCGCGGCGGAGGTCGCGCAGACCTTCGCCCACCACCTCGGCAAACGGGTCGTCTACCTCCCGGTGCCGCTGGGCATCGTGCGGACCGCGCTGAACACCGTTCCCGGCCTCGAATGGGCTCTCGGCATGCCCGCCGAGGTGATCGACTACTTCTCCACCCGCACCTCGTACTCGACGACGAACACCGTCGCCGAGCTCGACGGGACCGGTGTCGAATGTCCACCGTTCGCCGACTACGCCGACCGGCTGCTCGACTTCATGCTCGCGCACCCCGCCATCGGCTCGGCCGCCATGGTCTGA